The genomic interval TAAAATCACTGTGATCAACGCTCAGTAACTCTGCGATATGACGAATACGGTGTTCTTCCATAGCATCTAAGACCTTGTCAGCATAAGCCATAGACCAGAGTGCTGCGAGCACTTTACAGCGACCTTGATAATCATAATGGGATGTTATGTGTTTTGTGAATTGGTAATGATCGATACTGTCTTGAATGGTTTGTTCAGCTGTTTCAATAAGCTCGAGGATAAGCTCGGGTGATATATGAAATTGATCGTGCAGTATGGTTTTTAGCAGCTGCTTTTCTGCATCTGCAAAGTCATCGTCAGCATAGGCAACTTCAGTTAATAAGGCTGCTGCAGCTAATTCGACTTCACTGAAACTGTTGCTGGCGTCGAGTTGCTCAGTGGTTTGTTCAAAAAGGGCTTTTAAAGATTTAAACATATATTAAACAATATAGAAATTAACACAAACGTTCATATTCTAAGGCAATCGCTGATAATAAGGCCGGTACCTCGTCAGTTTGATCGGCAATGTGAGCAAGTGCATCGGCGTTTTTATCATATTCGTTGACGGCGATTTGTCCTTGTTTAAGTGCAGATTCAAACATTGGCAAAATGTTTATGATTTTTTGTTTAATAATACCCTCTTCCAAGGGGTGCTTAGAGCTATCGCGGCACAGTTTATAAATATACAACACAAAGCAGTGCATCACCGCTTGCTCAGGTTTGCCAGACTGGTCAAGCTGCTCAACTGCATGTCGACTGATGCTCTTATCAATCAGGTGTTGACTATCGATACACTCCGCTAACAAGACCATCAAGCGTTGATAATCTTTGATATTGAGATTGGCGGCTTTGTCTGGACCAAACATTTCGACGGCATAGCTTAAATAACTTCGAAGCAGGGTATTGAGTTGAGCAGTAAATGACATGATGCGGCGAACTCTTAAAATAAAGGGTTTTTAGTTTAGACAGTAAGTTTAGCTGAATAGACAATACGATCAAAGCGTTCTGCTTGCTCACACTTTATCATCGCTGCTTATCTTTAGTCAGATAATGACAGAGCGCTCTGAGACCAAGAAACAATTAATGCAGATTGGCGTTAATCCAGTAATGGCAAACAATACTGGCGGCATAGCCCAATGCTATCACGGGCGTCCATTTTAAATGAGCAAAAAACGTGTATTGACCCTTGGCTTGCCCCATGAGCGCAACGCCTGCTGCTGAGCCAACAGAGAGTAAGCTGCCGCCGACACCTGCGGTTAAGGTCACCAACAACCAATGAAACTGCGACATCTCAGGCTGCATGGTAAGCACGGCAAACATTACCGGTATATTGTCTACAATCGCAGATATAATGCCGACTAAAATATTGGCTACGGCAGGGCCAAGATCACCGTAGATATAGCTGGATGCGAGACTAAGATAACCGATGAAGGCTAATCCACCGACAGACATGATGACGCCATAGAAAAAAAACAGCGTGTCCCACTCGGCTTTCGCCACGCGGTCAAACACATCAAAGCGGCCATTATTCGCAGAGCCTGGCGGTGCCATAACATTATCAAACGGTACACGGCGGCTCATACGAAGGTAGAAGCCAAAAAACTTAAGTAATGCAAGGCCAGTCATCATGCCAAACACGGGTGGAATATGCAGCAGGGTATGGAAACTGATCGCAAGCACGATGGTGGTTAAGAATAAAATAATGATATGAATGCCGCCGTAACGCAGCGGGCTCATTGATTCAGCTTTTGGCGCCGGCAATTCGGTGCTGATGTAAAACTGCATAATCGCAGCGGGCACGATAAAATTCACAATTGATGGTACAAATAAATGAAAAAAATCAAAAAATGGCATGATGCCTTTCTGCCAAACCATCAGCGTCGTAATATCACCAAATGGGCTGAACGCACCACCGGCATTGGCTGCAACAACAATATTGATGCAGGATAAAGATACAAACTCGGGTTTGTTTTCACCAACCGCTAAAATGACAGCACACATAATTAATGCAGTCGTTAGGTTATCGGCAATGGGTGAAATGATGAAAGCTAAAATACCGGTTACCCAAAACAGTTGCCGGTAGCTTAACCGCATATCAATCAGTTTATCTCGCAAGGCATCGAAGACGCCGCGTTCAACCATGGCGTTGATGTAAGTCATGGCAACTAATAAAAAGAAAAATAGCTCAACGTACTCGAGAAAGTTATGGCGAATTGCCTCTTCAACGGTGTGATCAAAACCGTTCTGATGATAAATCCAGGCGATTAGTGCCCAGATAATGCCAGCAGATAGCATAACGGGTTTTGATTTGCGCATATGGATTTTTTCTTCCAGGATCACCAAAACATAAGCGATAAAAAAAATCATAATTGCGCTGTATCCAACCCAGTGCTGAGTGAGGTTAAGCTCAGCGCCAGTTGCTGCCCAGGCTGAGCTAGGCGCAAGTATGCACAGTAAAAAGAGAGGTAAAAAATGTAACACGGGTAGCCTTAGGAGAAGATCAGAATTAGGTCTTATTATAGACCCGATGATTTGAACAAGCTGCCTAATTTAAGCCTGAAATATATTTGATATCCAAAGCTGAGAAGTTTGTCTTTTTATTAACAGTAGACATGATTATTAATATGTTTGTTTATTGCTGCAGTTAAGCTAAATCTAGCTATTAAAGCCAATCTAGCGGTCAAAGCAAATATTGTCGATAAGTCGGGTGTTTCCAAGATAGGCGGCCAATAATACTACTATGGATTGAGTCTCTGGACGCAAGGGCTGCAAAGAGATTGCGTCAACGATGTTTAAATAATCGACCATAAAACCCGCCGCTTGTAATTGCTCACAGGACTCTGTTCGCAGCTGCTCTAGCGCCGATGGCGTGAGCTCGTGAGTAGTTTGTAGAGACTGCTGGCAGGCTTTTAAAGTTTGGTAAATTAGCGGCGCAGTCGCACGCTGCTGCGCGTCTAAATACTGATTGCGAGAGCTAAGTGCTAGGCCATCATCGGCACGAGTTGTAGGTACACTTACTATATGCGTTGGCATACATAAGTCGTTGACCATTTTTTTAATGATCGCCAATTGCTGGAAGTCTTTCTCACCAAAAACGGCAATATCGGCTTGTACAATATTCAATAACTTATTAACTATGGTGGTTACGCCATCAAAGTGTCCAGGCCTTGTTGCGCCACAGTGAAAATCACCTAGCTTGGGCACGGTGACTTTGCTGTGTGCCGCTAAACCTTCTGGGTAGATGACTGCTGTATCCGGTGTGAAAAGCGCATCAACCCCAAGCGCCTCAAGCTTTGCTTGATCGTCTGCTAAGGTGCGTGGGTATTTGTCAAGATCTTCATTAGCGCCAAACTGCAGTGGGTTAACATAAATGCTCACAACCACGAAGTCGCACTGCGCTTTGGCAACATTCACTAAGTTTAAGTGGCCTTGGTGTAAATTACCCATGGTTGGCACAAAGCCGATGCCTTGTTGCTGGTCTCTAGCCTCTTTAATAATGCTTTGCAGGGCAGCAATTGACTGAACGGTGTGCATGATTTAACGAAAACAGTGTTCAGCGGCTGGAAATGATTGCTCAACCACTGCTTGATGATATGCGGCAATAGCTGCTTGAATAGAGTCAGCATCTTGCATAAAGTTTTTGACAAATTTTGCCGGTTGGGTGTTCAGGCCCAATAAGTCATGCAAAACCAATACTTGGCCCGTTGTATATTTGCCTGCACCGATGCCGATCGTGGGCACAGATACCGCTTGATCAACTCGTGCGGCAACCTCTTCAGGTACACATTCCAATAAAATAACCTGCGCACCGGCTTGTTCTAGGGCGATAGCATCGTCAATCAAATGTTGAGCCTGAGCTTCGCCACGACCCTGCACCTTATAGCCACCAAGTATATTCACAGTTTGCGGGGTTAAGCCAATATGCGCGCACACGGGAACGCCAGCGGCGACAAGCGTACTTATGGTTGCAGCTAGATGTTGGCCACCTTCCATTTTGATCATATGGCCGCCAGACTGCATCAATTGGCGCGCATGTTTGACGGCATCTTCCGTGCTGGTATAGGACATAAACGGCATGTCAGCGATTATCAAGCAATGTGAATTGCCAGCTGCAACGCAGGCGGTGTGGTAAGCCATATCCTCAATACTGACGCTAACCGTAGTTTCTTTACCTTGCAGCACCATACCTAATGAATCACCGACCAAGATGATATCAACGCCTGCTTGATTAATGGCGCGTGCAAAAATTGCATCATAGGCAGCAACCATGCTGAATTTTTGCTGTTCTATCTTCTTTTGTAACAACGTTGCTACTGTCACTGGCTTCATAGCAGTATGCCTTTGATGATAAGCGAGAGTTGATATTTAGTGCCGCAAGCTTAATGAATTAAAGCTGAATGTTCAATTTTTTCAGGTCTTGCCAGTCTAAACGATCTGCCAGTGTCGAAAGTGCTTGGCCATCTGGCATTGATAAGTTGGGGGCAATTTCAAGTAACGGCATGATCACAAAGTTACGCAAATGCATTCTGGGGTGNGGTAGGCTGAGTCTTGGTTGATCACAACAGAGCTGGTCAAATAGCAAAATATCCAGATCTAAGGTACGTGCTGCATTTTTAACGCTGCGCGTTCTGCCTTGAGACGTTTCGATAGCTTGCAGTGCTGTTAATAATGCATCNGCCTGTAATTCAGTTGTCAGTTGACATACCCCATTAATATAGTCGGGTTGCTCGCC from Pseudomonadales bacterium carries:
- a CDS encoding TerB family tellurite resistance protein; translation: MFKSLKALFEQTTEQLDASNSFSEVELAAAALLTEVAYADDDFADAEKQLLKTILHDQFHISPELILELIETAEQTIQDSIDHYQFTKHITSHYDYQGRCKVLAALWSMAYADKVLDAMEEHRIRHIAELLSVDHSDFIRLKIQARDQA
- the nhaD gene encoding sodium:proton antiporter NhaD → MIFFIAYVLVILEEKIHMRKSKPVMLSAGIIWALIAWIYHQNGFDHTVEEAIRHNFLEYVELFFFLLVAMTYINAMVERGVFDALRDKLIDMRLSYRQLFWVTGILAFIISPIADNLTTALIMCAVILAVGENKPEFVSLSCINIVVAANAGGAFSPFGDITTLMVWQKGIMPFFDFFHLFVPSIVNFIVPAAIMQFYISTELPAPKAESMSPLRYGGIHIIILFLTTIVLAISFHTLLHIPPVFGMMTGLALLKFFGFYLRMSRRVPFDNVMAPPGSANNGRFDVFDRVAKAEWDTLFFFYGVIMSVGGLAFIGYLSLASSYIYGDLGPAVANILVGIISAIVDNIPVMFAVLTMQPEMSQFHWLLVTLTAGVGGSLLSVGSAAGVALMGQAKGQYTFFAHLKWTPVIALGYAASIVCHYWINANLH
- a CDS encoding pantoate--beta-alanine ligase, encoding MHTVQSIAALQSIIKEARDQQQGIGFVPTMGNLHQGHLNLVNVAKAQCDFVVVSIYVNPLQFGANEDLDKYPRTLADDQAKLEALGVDALFTPDTAVIYPEGLAAHSKVTVPKLGDFHCGATRPGHFDGVTTIVNKLLNIVQADIAVFGEKDFQQLAIIKKMVNDLCMPTHIVSVPTTRADDGLALSSRNQYLDAQQRATAPLIYQTLKACQQSLQTTHELTPSALEQLRTESCEQLQAAGFMVDYLNIVDAISLQPLRPETQSIVVLLAAYLGNTRLIDNICFDR
- the panB gene encoding 3-methyl-2-oxobutanoate hydroxymethyltransferase; the encoded protein is MKPVTVATLLQKKIEQQKFSMVAAYDAIFARAINQAGVDIILVGDSLGMVLQGKETTVSVSIEDMAYHTACVAAGNSHCLIIADMPFMSYTSTEDAVKHARQLMQSGGHMIKMEGGQHLAATISTLVAAGVPVCAHIGLTPQTVNILGGYKVQGRGEAQAQHLIDDAIALEQAGAQVILLECVPEEVAARVDQAVSVPTIGIGAGKYTTGQVLVLHDLLGLNTQPAKFVKNFMQDADSIQAAIAAYHQAVVEQSFPAAEHCFR
- the folK gene encoding 2-amino-4-hydroxy-6-hydroxymethyldihydropteridine diphosphokinase, which codes for MPAHTAYIAFGSNLSSPEQQIRHALTALAALAVKGTSLSVSSLYASKAIGPGEQPDYINGVCQLTTELQADALLTALQAIETSQGRTRSVKNAARTLDLDILLFDQLCCDQPRLSLPHPRMHLRNFVIMPLLEIAPNLSMPDGQALSTLADRLDWQDLKKLNIQL